The Naumovozyma dairenensis CBS 421 chromosome 8, complete genome genomic sequence ATACCTGGGTGGTCAACCCATAGGATCAACCGCCTATTATGAGTCGATTAATGCACCTTCTATGGCAAAGATGGGTACGGAATACAAGCCACCTTTATTGGGAAAATCCAGAGAATCAACTTGTTGTTCACCATCTCTAACGAAGACGGGTCTAGGATATGATCAACCATATTTACCAACAAAAAACTCAGTCTCACAAAATTCTAAATTCACTACTTatggtaatgataatgagaAATATTCTTCCATGCATAAAATAACTGAACGTCAAATTAGATACGAAAAAGATAAAAGGGATAAGAAAATCTTTTGTTTAACTGCAttagtatatttattggGGTTCATACTATcttatattatcattttcaaatattttgaagtCACTTTATTTAGAATGttcaacaaaaataatgataataccaacaacaataacaatgatcttttcaaattaacCAAAAGTAATAAAGTTTGGTCGTCCACAAATGGGAAATATTTCgttgattttgataaaaaatatgcATATCGAgtaaataatgaaaatgatttgaaaaatcattgGTTTAAGATGAAAATACTTTGGtatgaaacaaaattgaagattatGGATCAAAATactttaaattcaatgcTACAAAATTGTCAAAATTTTGggaataaattatcaattaaagCTATGGAATCTTacaactttttcaaattatatGGTATAAAGacaaataaaatcatttcCAAATCCatgaaagattattataataagCAATTAAATCCATTTTATCaatcatcaaataaaattgtgagaagatttttcaaaattcatTACAAGGCTATGGAAACATATTCAGTTAAGATGtataaattaatgaataaatcattagaatCAACAATTAAGTATCAATTGAAACCATTCTATCTATCCATGTCCAAATTAGTTACGAAAAACTATAAACCTTTATTgtggaaaaaaatattatgaaatcaaataaaaattttatGAAACAAGTTCAAGATATTACTAAATATTCTCTCAATATCATGGAAAAAAATGCCAAGAAATGCTAGGCTTTTCTGtatcttttgtttttacCCTTCCCGTCCCTCCCCATTTTTTGTTGTCAACAATGTTTGCtagaaaatgaataatcTACCCTGCTCTTGTTATCTGGCTGTTTTAACTTATTATCTATATTCTTGTCCGGCTTTTTTTGGCCCGTTTTTCCTACCATAATTCTACTCTCATATagttttattaaatatatatattcttcttcttactTAATAAGTTGTATATTCTCTCTTTATTGTTTccattcaaatttataaaatctttccaaaaagaagatattgGGTTAAAAACTGTATATATAAGTCATGAATCTTCCCTTCGAAACTGACACGGAACACATTTCATTCATATTTAAAACTGTACGTGTGTACTGTACGTATGTATATAGAGAGTCTATAATAAGAGGTCATCTCGgacgatgaagataatCATTTCCGGGTATTTTGTgagtttgtttttttttgttgtttgttttcttccttCCTTCTTTCCCTGAAGTGAAGTGAAGTGTTTAAGT encodes the following:
- the ATG39 gene encoding Atg39p (similar to Saccharomyces cerevisiae YLR312C; ancestral locus Anc_4.41), with protein sequence MSAFSFSSSDSEIGEKWVPDAVQGKHNGNDHPDHSDSDGQLSDKWNMIDVDIKEGVGSNDDDKMKAFRVTSAESTSECLQYNDNYDSLSPTSSHSRSEYSSSASDSGSASEPSSSDTVSSSNSSAVLLELSSMSNENDADILSNTSSDDSSSIAVSNTAFNNNINNGNNKENGPNFIEKLSTSRDTLVNPMNNNAERNTNRMGGAIAVKPTSSKNNRPNYGVSDLLELSSPPTYQHLFQPNTNKSQHLNSPGFGTALDSTFCSPSDISLRFNSYLGGQPIGSTAYYESINAPSMAKMGTEYKPPLLGKSRESTCCSPSLTKTGLGYDQPYLPTKNSVSQNSKFTTYGNDNEKYSSMHKITERQIRYEKDKRDKKIFCLTALVYLLGFILSYIIIFKYFEVTLFRMFNKNNDNTNNNNNDLFKLTKSNKVWSSTNGKYFVDFDKKYAYRVNNENDLKNHWFKMKILWYETKLKIMDQNTLNSMLQNCQNFGNKLSIKAMESYNFFKLYGIKTNKIISKSMKDYYNKQLNPFYQSSNKIVRRFFKIHYKAMETYSVKMYKLMNKSLESTIKYQLKPFYLSMSKLVTKNYKPLLWKKIL